From the genome of Prevotella herbatica, one region includes:
- the rpoN gene encoding RNA polymerase factor sigma-54 — MAQKLVQTQEQKLAQVMRLSQQQMLQVHLLEMPLTELEENINTELDDNPALERDDNEMGLTDSDDNFADGDDDSSDFDVQVEKEERQDALDAALESIGGDDAMPQASFSNSNDNADYEEIIYGDTTSFYDRLKEQMDMMSLNSEQHEVMEYLIGSLDDDGLLRKDLDTISDELAIYHNIEVATDEIDDILKMLQSMDPAGIGARSLQECLLLQVERMREDDKTSGNIRLLDAMETVFKDYFDEFTKKHWDKIQMQMMLNDTQIDTLRKEIRKLNPKPGAALGETEGINIQQITPDFIVDTADDGSVSFTLNQGNIPELKVSSTFSEMVDTYKNNKDGMNRQTKEALLYAKGKVDKAQGFIEAIKQRRHTLTVTMKAIINWQRKFFQDGDESDLKPMILKDIADKTGLDISTISRVSNVKYAQTRWGTFPLRFFFTDSYTTDDGEEMSTRKIKLALKEVIDKENKKKPLSDDALAKIMKEKGYPIARRTIAKYREQMNLPVARLRRY; from the coding sequence ATGGCTCAGAAATTAGTCCAGACACAAGAACAGAAGCTAGCGCAGGTGATGCGTCTGTCGCAACAGCAGATGTTACAGGTACACCTGCTGGAAATGCCTTTGACGGAATTAGAAGAGAATATCAATACCGAACTTGATGACAATCCCGCACTTGAAAGGGATGATAATGAGATGGGACTGACCGATAGTGATGATAATTTTGCTGACGGAGATGATGACTCTTCTGATTTTGACGTGCAGGTAGAAAAGGAAGAACGACAGGATGCACTCGATGCTGCCCTCGAAAGTATTGGGGGGGATGATGCAATGCCTCAGGCTTCCTTCTCAAACAGTAATGATAATGCTGACTATGAGGAAATAATATATGGAGACACCACTTCTTTCTATGACAGATTGAAGGAACAGATGGATATGATGTCTCTTAATAGCGAGCAGCATGAAGTTATGGAATATCTGATAGGAAGTCTTGATGATGACGGACTTCTTAGAAAAGATTTGGATACAATAAGCGATGAACTCGCCATATATCATAATATTGAAGTTGCAACTGACGAAATAGATGATATACTTAAGATGCTCCAAAGTATGGACCCTGCTGGTATTGGTGCGCGCTCACTTCAGGAATGTCTGCTATTGCAGGTTGAAAGAATGCGAGAAGATGATAAGACATCTGGTAATATTCGACTTCTTGATGCTATGGAAACTGTATTCAAGGATTATTTCGATGAATTTACTAAGAAGCATTGGGATAAAATCCAGATGCAGATGATGCTCAACGATACACAGATTGACACGCTGAGAAAAGAAATAAGAAAATTGAATCCTAAACCAGGAGCTGCATTAGGTGAAACCGAAGGTATAAATATTCAGCAAATAACTCCTGATTTCATTGTTGATACAGCTGATGATGGCTCTGTTTCTTTCACTCTTAATCAAGGAAATATTCCAGAGCTGAAAGTATCTTCCACGTTTTCTGAAATGGTTGATACGTACAAGAACAACAAGGACGGTATGAATCGACAGACAAAAGAAGCTTTGCTATATGCCAAAGGAAAAGTAGATAAGGCGCAAGGATTCATAGAGGCAATAAAGCAACGTCGCCATACTCTCACGGTAACGATGAAGGCTATCATAAATTGGCAGAGAAAATTCTTTCAAGACGGTGATGAGAGCGATTTGAAACCAATGATTCTTAAAGATATTGCTGACAAGACAGGACTTGATATATCTACAATAAGTAGAGTAAGTAATGTGAAGTATGCCCAGACAAGATGGGGAACGTTTCCATTACGTTTCTTCTTTACAGACTCATATACAACAGATGATGGGGAAGAAATGTCTACAAGAAAGATAAAGCTGGCATTGAAAGAAGTTATTGATAAGGAAAACAAGAAAAAGCCGCTCAGTGACGATGCGTTGGCTAAGATAATGAAGGAAAAAGGTTATCCTATTGCACGACGTACAATAGCAAAATATAGAGAACAGATGAATTTGCCAGTAGCAAGATTGAGACGCTATTGA
- the purE gene encoding 5-(carboxyamino)imidazole ribonucleotide mutase: protein MKPVVSIIMGSTSDLPVMEKACKWLNDNEIPFEVNALSAHRTPDAVETFAKQAKGRGIKVIIAAAGMAAALPGVIAASTILPVIGVPIKGMLDGLDAMLSIIQMPPGIPVATVGVNGAQNAAILAAEMIALCDEDVAKKIDAWKAGLGAKIEKANKDLAEIKDYKFKCN from the coding sequence ATGAAACCAGTAGTAAGTATTATCATGGGCAGTACAAGTGATCTGCCTGTTATGGAAAAAGCGTGTAAATGGCTTAATGATAACGAAATCCCATTCGAAGTAAATGCTCTCTCAGCACATCGTACTCCTGATGCCGTTGAGACTTTTGCAAAGCAAGCTAAAGGACGTGGCATAAAGGTTATCATTGCTGCAGCTGGTATGGCAGCAGCATTACCAGGTGTTATTGCTGCATCTACAATATTGCCTGTTATTGGTGTGCCAATTAAGGGTATGCTTGATGGTCTTGACGCTATGCTTTCTATCATTCAGATGCCTCCAGGCATACCTGTTGCTACTGTTGGAGTTAACGGTGCTCAGAATGCAGCAATCCTTGCTGCTGAAATGATTGCACTTTGCGATGAAGATGTAGCAAAGAAGATTGACGCATGGAAAGCTGGACTTGGCGCAAAGATAGAAAAGGCTAATAAAGACCTCGCAGAAATTAAAGATTATAAATTTAAATGCAATTAA
- a CDS encoding HlyD family secretion protein, translating into MNKRKQVLRAYNIIVIALLGIGVIYVCSRFVHLGTVEYTDNAMVNRNITPINTRVQGFIKEIRFKEFQYVHKGDTLVIIEDAEYRLALAQAEAGVEGSKSGSNAVSATINTVESNVHVASAGINVAGAGVAEARVGMLNAKKNYDRYTMLLKKDAVTQQQFDNIKTQYEEALSRYQGAVAKMNQASANRNATAVVKHEQTQRLGQSNAGVSVAQATLNLARLNLSYTVITAPCDGYVGRKNIHEGQLVQPGQLLVDMVDQDEIWVIANYRETQMENVKVGMPVEFKADAISGVTFKGRVQSISSATGSVYSNIPIDNATGNFVKVEQRVPVRIELTRDNNIADVKRLLSGLNVECEVDY; encoded by the coding sequence ATGAACAAGAGGAAACAAGTATTAAGAGCTTATAATATCATAGTGATAGCGTTGTTGGGTATAGGAGTAATATATGTTTGTAGTAGGTTTGTGCATCTTGGCACAGTTGAATATACCGACAATGCAATGGTTAATAGAAATATTACTCCTATAAACACACGTGTACAAGGATTTATAAAGGAAATAAGATTCAAGGAATTTCAATATGTTCACAAGGGAGATACTCTTGTAATAATAGAAGATGCAGAATACAGACTTGCCCTTGCTCAGGCTGAGGCTGGAGTAGAGGGAAGTAAGAGTGGTAGCAATGCAGTGAGTGCAACCATCAATACGGTGGAAAGTAATGTTCATGTAGCCAGTGCTGGTATTAACGTTGCTGGCGCAGGTGTTGCAGAAGCACGTGTGGGAATGCTTAATGCAAAGAAAAACTATGACCGTTACACAATGCTTTTAAAGAAAGACGCTGTAACGCAACAGCAGTTTGACAATATAAAGACACAGTATGAAGAGGCACTTAGTCGCTATCAAGGTGCTGTCGCAAAAATGAATCAGGCAAGTGCAAACAGAAATGCTACTGCTGTAGTAAAACATGAGCAGACTCAGCGACTTGGACAGTCTAATGCTGGAGTGAGCGTAGCACAGGCAACCCTGAACTTGGCACGACTAAACTTATCATATACCGTGATAACGGCACCCTGTGATGGATATGTGGGCAGAAAAAATATTCATGAAGGACAGCTAGTACAACCTGGACAGTTATTGGTTGACATGGTAGACCAAGACGAGATATGGGTTATTGCCAACTATCGTGAGACTCAGATGGAAAATGTTAAAGTTGGAATGCCTGTTGAGTTTAAGGCAGATGCTATTAGCGGTGTTACTTTTAAGGGTCGTGTGCAGAGCATTAGTTCAGCTACAGGGAGTGTATACAGTAATATTCCTATTGATAATGCAACAGGAAACTTTGTAAAAGTAGAACAGAGAGTTCCTGTTCGTATAGAACTCACACGAGATAATAATATAGCAGATGTAAAACGTCTTCTTTCTGGTTTGAATGTAGAATGTGAGGTAGACTATTAA
- a CDS encoding 4-hydroxy-3-methylbut-2-en-1-yl diphosphate synthase, whose translation MDIFNYQRRETTVVHVGAIDMGGDNPIRIQSMTTTNTNDTDACVAQAEDIIKAGGELVRLTTQGSKEAENLKNINAKLRADGYTTPLVADVHFNPNVADVAALYAEKVRINPGNYVDPARKFIKQEYTDEEYSQELKKIKDRFIPFLNICKENHTAIRIGVNHGSLSDRIRNRYGDTPEGIVESCMEFLRICKEQDFNDVVISIKSSNTVVMVRSVRLLVEQMLKEDMKYPLHLGVTEAGEGEDGRIKSAVGIGALLSDGIGDTVRVSLSEEPSAEIPVARHLVDYISNKAGHLIVPGTQANEFDWLHPERRFTRAANGIGGSNVPVVIANGKGNSDSSDDRQKADYLYVGSELPAELDNRQNYILDFNVYAELQAKGTLPVGDNYAKGIYPIFPITAMPFISMIKAELKFLVLQFGTPTEEYIACLKTHPEVVVVCTSNHQNKLADQRALVHEIWNNGAFNPVVFTQMYRHTKAEKSDFQLEAAADMGALMIDGLTDGIWLMNDGDIANDVITDTAFGILQAARLRTSKTEYISCPGCGRTLYDLRETIAEIREATKHMKGLKIGIMGCIVNGPGEMADADYGYVGAGINKVSLYRKQVCVEKNIPQEVAVEHLLALINNDQKQK comes from the coding sequence ATGGATATATTTAATTATCAGCGTCGTGAAACAACTGTTGTTCATGTAGGCGCTATAGATATGGGCGGTGACAATCCTATACGTATTCAGTCCATGACCACCACAAACACTAATGATACAGATGCTTGTGTAGCTCAGGCTGAAGATATTATTAAGGCTGGTGGAGAACTCGTTAGACTAACAACACAAGGTAGCAAGGAAGCAGAGAATTTAAAGAATATCAATGCCAAGTTGCGTGCTGATGGTTACACGACACCACTAGTTGCCGATGTACACTTTAATCCTAATGTTGCTGATGTTGCTGCTTTATATGCCGAGAAGGTAAGAATTAATCCAGGCAACTATGTCGATCCTGCTCGTAAGTTTATAAAGCAGGAATATACAGATGAAGAATATTCGCAGGAACTGAAGAAGATAAAAGACCGTTTCATTCCATTCCTTAATATATGTAAGGAAAATCATACAGCTATTCGTATTGGAGTGAACCACGGAAGTCTTAGCGACCGCATACGTAACAGATATGGTGATACTCCTGAAGGCATTGTAGAGAGTTGTATGGAGTTTCTGCGTATATGTAAGGAACAGGATTTTAATGATGTCGTCATATCTATAAAATCTTCAAATACTGTAGTTATGGTTCGTTCTGTACGTCTTTTGGTTGAACAGATGCTAAAAGAGGATATGAAATATCCTTTGCATCTTGGAGTCACCGAAGCCGGTGAGGGCGAGGATGGACGTATAAAGAGTGCTGTAGGAATAGGCGCATTATTGTCTGATGGCATTGGTGACACTGTTCGTGTAAGTCTTAGTGAAGAACCTTCTGCCGAGATACCTGTTGCACGTCATCTTGTAGACTATATATCAAATAAGGCTGGCCATCTTATTGTTCCTGGAACTCAGGCAAACGAATTTGATTGGTTGCATCCTGAGCGTCGTTTTACCCGTGCAGCGAATGGTATTGGTGGAAGTAATGTTCCTGTTGTGATAGCAAACGGAAAAGGAAATTCAGATTCAAGTGATGACAGACAAAAGGCTGACTATTTATATGTTGGTTCTGAACTTCCTGCAGAATTGGATAATAGGCAGAATTATATATTAGACTTTAATGTATACGCTGAACTCCAGGCAAAAGGAACCCTTCCTGTTGGCGATAATTACGCAAAGGGTATATATCCAATATTCCCTATTACGGCAATGCCATTTATCAGTATGATAAAAGCCGAGTTGAAGTTTCTTGTTCTACAGTTTGGTACTCCAACTGAAGAATATATTGCTTGTCTGAAGACTCATCCAGAGGTAGTTGTGGTATGCACAAGCAATCATCAGAATAAATTAGCCGATCAGCGTGCTCTTGTTCATGAAATATGGAATAACGGCGCCTTTAATCCTGTTGTCTTTACACAGATGTATCGACATACGAAAGCAGAGAAAAGTGATTTCCAACTAGAGGCTGCTGCGGACATGGGTGCATTGATGATAGACGGACTTACCGACGGAATTTGGCTGATGAATGATGGTGATATTGCAAATGATGTCATTACCGACACAGCTTTCGGAATACTTCAGGCAGCACGCCTGCGTACTAGCAAAACAGAATATATCAGTTGTCCTGGATGTGGTCGTACTCTATATGATCTTCGTGAAACTATAGCAGAAATTCGTGAGGCAACAAAGCACATGAAAGGTTTGAAAATAGGTATCATGGGGTGTATCGTAAACGGTCCTGGTGAGATGGCTGATGCCGATTACGGATATGTAGGTGCTGGAATAAATAAGGTTTCACTATATCGCAAGCAGGTGTGTGTAGAGAAAAACATACCTCAGGAAGTAGCAGTGGAACATCTTTTAGCATTAATCAATAACGATCAAAAACAAAAATAA
- a CDS encoding TolC family protein, giving the protein MIKRFILTITLVVILSVNANSQIVRKMSISDMFQLAESNSRELNSQRTGLEVANEGVKVAKSERLPDVNVKLNANYMGNILLTDRDFTNVHGYSAFHFGNEFAVDAQQVVYAGGAINANIKLAQLGKEQAGLGLDMSRENIRFIALGEYLDLQKLQNREKVIEDNVELTAKLIANIEEKHNQGVALKNDITRYELQMQTLRLTLTKIRNQRSIINHQLCNSLGLVNSEIIQPTDDTASAIFSKDGETKWQTETADQSQQIKISRLNERIAEQQIKIAKSDFMPKVSLVACNDFNGPITFEILSINKNLNAWYVGVGVKYSLSSIFKSNKKLSKAKLAFKNAKEQTDVVGEQLNNQVQAAYTQYLESYTELETQEKDVELAQQNYKVINERYINQLALITDMLDASNMKLDAELSEVDARINIAYAYYKMKYIAGQL; this is encoded by the coding sequence ATGATTAAAAGATTTATTTTGACAATCACATTGGTTGTGATTCTTTCTGTTAATGCCAATTCGCAAATAGTGAGAAAAATGAGCATCAGTGATATGTTTCAGTTGGCAGAAAGCAATAGCCGCGAACTAAATTCACAGCGGACAGGACTTGAAGTAGCTAACGAAGGTGTAAAAGTAGCAAAAAGTGAACGCTTGCCAGACGTCAATGTAAAACTAAATGCCAACTATATGGGTAACATTCTGCTTACTGACCGTGACTTCACAAATGTTCACGGTTATAGTGCGTTTCATTTCGGAAATGAGTTTGCTGTTGATGCACAACAGGTGGTTTATGCCGGTGGAGCAATAAATGCAAATATAAAATTGGCGCAACTTGGTAAAGAACAAGCTGGATTAGGTCTGGATATGAGTCGCGAGAATATCCGTTTTATAGCATTAGGTGAATATCTGGATTTGCAGAAACTGCAAAATCGTGAAAAAGTAATAGAAGATAATGTAGAATTAACAGCTAAACTTATAGCTAATATTGAGGAAAAACATAACCAGGGTGTTGCATTGAAAAATGATATAACACGATATGAACTGCAAATGCAGACGTTGCGTCTCACACTCACAAAGATACGCAATCAGCGTAGTATCATAAATCATCAACTATGTAATTCTTTAGGACTTGTAAATTCTGAGATTATTCAACCTACAGATGATACGGCTTCTGCAATATTCAGCAAAGATGGCGAAACTAAATGGCAGACCGAGACTGCTGATCAGTCACAGCAAATTAAAATTTCCAGACTGAACGAGCGTATAGCTGAACAGCAAATAAAAATAGCAAAAAGTGACTTTATGCCAAAGGTGTCTCTTGTGGCATGCAATGATTTTAACGGACCTATAACATTTGAAATTCTGTCTATTAACAAGAATCTTAACGCTTGGTATGTCGGAGTTGGAGTGAAATACAGTTTGTCGTCAATTTTCAAAAGCAATAAAAAACTTTCTAAAGCAAAACTAGCGTTCAAGAATGCTAAAGAACAGACTGATGTTGTGGGCGAACAGCTGAACAATCAGGTGCAGGCTGCCTATACACAGTATTTGGAAAGCTACACAGAATTAGAAACACAAGAGAAAGACGTTGAATTGGCGCAGCAGAACTATAAAGTGATAAACGAAAGATATATAAATCAACTTGCTCTTATCACCGACATGCTTGATGCCAGCAATATGAAACTTGATGCCGAACTTAGCGAGGTAGATGCACGTATTAATATTGCTTATGCATACTACAAAATGAAGTATATAGCAGGACAACTTTAA
- a CDS encoding DUF3857 domain-containing protein, whose protein sequence is MKIKTRIIATSCVIVLWFNNLSILAQTQNTNLDFGNPTTEEMKMTSCSIEPNAPAVVLCKLDNVNYDIRDGNFCVVYDIKERIKILKPEGKDYANVSINYVDFQRNPMNSEKIDGLKAVAFNMTDGKIVKTKMDDKLVFRERLDKEDMLIKFTVPQVKVGTVIEYQYKIVSPLYYNIRNWYAQTSIPTMYSYYHLVVPEYFQFNMENTSMYKMEQKLNITGCAFNYGGSSLNCNGCEYKFTACDMPSIKEDGFVWHAKDYCNKVTAELNSIHLPGDSYQNYAQDWKDIDKSLLEDDDFGHRMKKSNPFKDEMMAAKIYNLKDNTEKIVAIYQLLKKKLKWNGDYGFWGRSSRNILKDGSGDNADINFVLINMLNDAGVKAVPVVMSTRDNGRLPLTYPSMKFLNTFVVGAYTNDSTMVFIDSSIDDGYLNVLPPKLLTDRARIIAKDNCKWVNLQYIAQAKENIKVIAQLNPQGVLTGMVKSTSMNNFAARVRNEFKQAKDSADFVSKKAQEEGLEITDYKITDRTSFSPSVCETYSFSKNCEATSDHIYVNPLVIIPIKENPFTATERKLPIEFPYKQSILLNVHITIPEGYIVEEKGNGARIETPNKEISCNIRCAVDDKTSFVQYKLDINDTFFGVTDYNMVKDVYAKICEYSKNMLVLKKM, encoded by the coding sequence ATGAAAATTAAAACTAGAATTATAGCCACGTCGTGTGTAATCGTTTTATGGTTTAATAATCTAAGTATCCTTGCTCAAACGCAGAATACAAATCTGGATTTTGGAAATCCAACCACAGAAGAAATGAAAATGACTTCTTGTTCTATTGAACCTAATGCACCTGCCGTAGTATTGTGCAAATTAGATAATGTAAACTATGATATCAGAGATGGTAACTTTTGTGTCGTTTATGACATAAAAGAGCGTATTAAAATACTGAAACCAGAAGGAAAGGACTATGCCAATGTCAGTATCAATTATGTCGACTTTCAAAGAAATCCTATGAACAGTGAAAAGATAGATGGATTGAAAGCTGTGGCTTTTAATATGACTGACGGAAAAATAGTAAAGACAAAGATGGATGACAAACTTGTGTTTCGTGAACGCCTTGACAAGGAAGATATGCTGATAAAGTTTACCGTTCCGCAGGTTAAGGTTGGTACAGTCATAGAATATCAATACAAGATAGTAAGTCCTCTTTATTATAATATAAGAAATTGGTATGCACAAACTTCAATCCCTACAATGTATTCCTATTACCATTTGGTTGTACCAGAGTATTTTCAGTTTAACATGGAAAACACGAGTATGTATAAAATGGAGCAAAAATTAAACATTACCGGATGTGCCTTTAATTATGGGGGATCAAGTTTGAACTGTAACGGATGTGAATATAAGTTCACTGCATGCGACATGCCTTCTATTAAGGAAGATGGCTTTGTTTGGCATGCTAAGGATTATTGTAATAAGGTAACGGCAGAACTTAACAGTATTCATCTTCCTGGAGATTCTTATCAGAATTATGCCCAGGACTGGAAAGACATTGATAAGTCTTTGCTTGAGGATGATGATTTTGGACATCGAATGAAAAAATCTAATCCATTTAAGGATGAGATGATGGCTGCTAAAATCTATAATTTGAAAGACAATACAGAAAAGATTGTTGCAATATATCAATTGTTGAAAAAGAAGTTGAAATGGAATGGTGATTATGGCTTCTGGGGACGTTCTTCTCGCAACATTCTTAAAGATGGTAGTGGTGACAATGCTGATATTAATTTTGTGTTGATTAACATGCTTAATGATGCTGGTGTAAAGGCTGTGCCTGTCGTTATGAGCACACGTGACAATGGTAGATTACCTCTTACTTATCCTTCAATGAAATTCCTTAATACTTTTGTTGTAGGTGCATACACCAATGATTCCACGATGGTATTTATTGATTCGTCGATAGATGATGGATACTTGAATGTCTTACCTCCAAAGCTACTTACAGACAGGGCTCGTATAATAGCTAAAGATAATTGCAAATGGGTTAATTTGCAGTACATCGCACAAGCTAAGGAGAATATTAAAGTTATTGCGCAACTAAATCCTCAGGGTGTTTTGACAGGTATGGTTAAAAGCACAAGTATGAATAACTTTGCTGCAAGAGTTAGAAATGAGTTTAAACAGGCTAAGGACAGTGCTGATTTCGTAAGCAAAAAGGCTCAGGAAGAAGGGCTTGAAATAACAGATTATAAAATTACGGATAGAACGTCTTTCTCGCCTTCTGTTTGTGAGACTTATTCTTTCTCAAAGAATTGTGAAGCTACATCTGATCATATCTATGTTAATCCACTTGTCATAATACCAATCAAGGAGAATCCTTTCACCGCAACAGAGCGCAAACTTCCTATTGAATTTCCTTATAAACAGTCCATATTGCTTAATGTACACATAACAATTCCAGAAGGATATATTGTTGAGGAAAAAGGCAATGGTGCAAGAATTGAAACTCCAAATAAAGAAATATCATGCAATATAAGGTGTGCTGTTGATGATAAGACTTCTTTTGTACAGTATAAATTAGACATAAACGATACTTTTTTTGGTGTAACAGACTATAATATGGTAAAGGATGTTTATGCAAAGATATGTGAGTATAGTAAAAATATGTTGGTATTAAAGAAAATGTAA
- a CDS encoding aldo/keto reductase yields MELKQNYLADSHRYDSSETFYRRCGKSGVMLPKISLGFWHNFGGVDPYERSRAITHYAFDHGITHFDLANNYGPPYGSAEETMGRLMDDSFKPYRDELFISSKAGYDMWEGPYGNWGSRKYLFASIEQSLKRMHLDYVDLFYSHRYDPNTPLEETLQALVDIVKQGKALYIGISRWPLEALKFADKYLKERDVPLLIFQDKLNLLNRGPQESGTLDYCHDNGIGFIGFSPLAQGLLTDRYINGIPEDSRMAQGKFLKSDMLTPELIAQLRAWNVEASAQGKTLAEKALSWILEQQGVTSVIVGASSVPQLEKNLKAAE; encoded by the coding sequence ATGGAACTAAAACAAAACTATCTTGCGGATTCACATCGGTATGATAGCTCAGAAACGTTCTATCGCCGTTGTGGTAAAAGTGGAGTGATGCTGCCTAAGATATCACTTGGCTTTTGGCATAATTTTGGTGGTGTGGATCCCTATGAGCGTAGCCGTGCCATTACTCACTATGCCTTCGACCATGGAATAACGCATTTTGATTTGGCAAATAATTATGGTCCTCCATACGGAAGTGCTGAGGAAACAATGGGAAGACTCATGGACGATAGTTTCAAACCTTATCGTGATGAACTGTTTATTTCCAGTAAAGCTGGTTATGACATGTGGGAAGGACCTTATGGTAACTGGGGATCAAGAAAATATCTTTTCGCCAGTATTGAACAGAGTCTTAAACGTATGCACCTTGATTATGTAGACTTATTCTACAGTCATCGTTACGATCCAAACACACCTTTGGAGGAAACTCTTCAGGCTCTTGTTGACATTGTAAAACAAGGTAAGGCTTTGTATATAGGTATAAGCAGATGGCCTTTGGAGGCATTGAAGTTTGCTGATAAATATCTAAAGGAACGTGATGTTCCGTTGTTGATATTCCAAGATAAACTGAATTTGTTGAATCGTGGTCCACAGGAGAGTGGAACTCTTGATTATTGTCATGATAACGGCATCGGCTTTATTGGCTTTTCGCCATTAGCTCAGGGCTTGCTTACCGACAGATATATCAATGGTATTCCTGAAGACAGCAGAATGGCTCAAGGAAAATTCCTTAAGAGTGATATGCTTACACCAGAACTTATCGCTCAGTTGAGAGCGTGGAACGTTGAGGCTTCGGCACAAGGTAAGACACTTGCCGAGAAAGCTTTGTCGTGGATTTTAGAACAACAGGGCGTAACTAGCGTCATTGTTGGTGCCAGCTCGGTGCCCCAGCTGGAAAAGAACTTAAAGGCTGCTGAATAG
- a CDS encoding AraC family transcriptional regulator, whose translation MNQAKIYSTSLTEYIDSPTITSGGAIILCRDGHARMQVNFNHWDLSKGEVITIFPGEGLQLHDATSDFCVDVLGYSNSMLREASLQLEHAVYSFLRTDRKCSDPEVVKNVVESMFTYISFYLSNPVYEETDHIVLLMLKSFFLGIYEHIRNNPQEQMEEIGSQRTNELFNAFMAILEKDYKHSRDVNYYASKLCITRKYLGIIISRKTGITAKHVIDEYVIMQLKLNLRTSHASIKQIAAEYNFSDASFFIRYFRHATGSTPAEFRRLHKV comes from the coding sequence ATGAATCAAGCAAAAATATACAGCACTTCATTGACAGAATACATAGATTCACCAACAATAACAAGTGGAGGGGCTATCATTCTTTGTCGTGATGGACATGCACGCATGCAAGTGAATTTCAATCACTGGGATTTATCTAAAGGTGAAGTTATAACTATATTTCCAGGTGAGGGCCTACAACTTCATGATGCTACTTCGGATTTTTGTGTTGACGTATTAGGATATAGTAATTCGATGTTACGTGAGGCTAGTTTACAATTAGAACATGCCGTTTACTCATTTTTACGCACTGACCGTAAGTGTAGCGACCCTGAAGTTGTAAAAAATGTTGTTGAATCAATGTTTACATATATTTCGTTTTATCTATCAAATCCTGTTTATGAAGAGACGGACCATATAGTATTATTGATGTTGAAATCGTTTTTTCTAGGAATCTATGAACATATACGCAACAATCCACAAGAGCAGATGGAGGAAATTGGCAGCCAACGAACAAACGAACTTTTCAATGCATTCATGGCTATACTTGAAAAAGACTACAAACATTCTAGAGACGTAAATTATTACGCATCAAAACTATGCATAACACGCAAATATCTAGGAATAATAATATCTCGCAAAACAGGTATCACAGCAAAGCATGTCATAGATGAATATGTAATAATGCAGTTAAAACTGAACCTACGCACGTCGCATGCCTCTATCAAACAAATTGCCGCCGAATATAATTTCTCTGACGCATCTTTCTTCATACGCTACTTCCGTCATGCCACAGGTTCAACCCCTGCAGAATTCCGCAGATTGCATAAAGTTTAA